CGCCTACGTTGGTTTCGCCTGGCACCTGCCACTGGGCCTGCACCTGCTGCTGGTCATCGTCTTCGGTCTGATCGGCGGCGCCATTTGGGGCGGCCTGGTCGGTTTGCTCAAGGCTAAAACCGGGGCGCACGAAGTCATCTTGACCATCATGTTCAACTATGTGGCCGTGTACTTCATCGACTACCTGATGAACACCGAAGCCTTCCGTCGCCCAGGTGGCACCAACCCGATTTCCCCGATTCTGGATTCCACAGCAGTTTTCCCAGCCATCCCCGGGTCCCGACTGCACCTGGGCTTCGTGATGGCTGTGTTGCTGGTCATCCTGGTCTCTTGGATGTTCAAGCGTTCCACCGTAGGTTTTGAATTCCGTGCCGTGGGACATAACCCCGATGCTGCACAGACCGCAGGTATCAACGTGGCTCGAAGCACCATCATCGCCATGGCCTTAGCTGGTGCCCTGGCCGGTGCCGCCGGTGTGGCTCAGGTGGCCGGTACCGAGAAGGTACTGACCAGCGGCATCGCTGGCTCCCTGGGCTTCGACGCGATCACCGTGGCCCTGCTGGGTCGCTCCACCCCGTGGGGCACCTTCTTCGCAGGCTTGCTCTTTGGTGCATTCCAGGCCGGCGCGGTGAACATGCAGATCACCACCGGTACCCCAATCGACATTGTCTCCGTGGTCCAGTCGCTGATCGTTCTGTTCATCGCCGCTCCACCACTGGTCAAGGCGATCTTCGGCATGAACCGCAAGAAGAAGCGCACTCCTCAGCTCGAAACTACCCAGGCAGGTGCCAAGTGACCTCCTCCACCTTGCAACCGGCAATCAGCGTATTGCCAAGTAAGAAGACCCCGATCATCCTTTCGGTGATCGCTGTGATCGTCTTCTTGTGCTTTGGCCTGTTGGGCAACAGCGAAAGCG
The nucleotide sequence above comes from Glutamicibacter sp. B1. Encoded proteins:
- a CDS encoding ABC transporter permease, with protein sequence MSETKAPVVPDSEKPGNDLLKQITQGPGLISVLGVIVALIIGGLLIAITDEKVAQTAGYFFARPTDFLTELWRAATESYVALFNGAIYNSAQGFKPFLETLTVSTPLICAGLGVAVAFRAGLFNIGAQGQIIIGSVLAAYVGFAWHLPLGLHLLLVIVFGLIGGAIWGGLVGLLKAKTGAHEVILTIMFNYVAVYFIDYLMNTEAFRRPGGTNPISPILDSTAVFPAIPGSRLHLGFVMAVLLVILVSWMFKRSTVGFEFRAVGHNPDAAQTAGINVARSTIIAMALAGALAGAAGVAQVAGTEKVLTSGIAGSLGFDAITVALLGRSTPWGTFFAGLLFGAFQAGAVNMQITTGTPIDIVSVVQSLIVLFIAAPPLVKAIFGMNRKKKRTPQLETTQAGAK